TGAGTTCTCCAgggtttacaattttttttcctactCGAGAGCTCTCTGTATCCGCaagtttgttttgttctttttgCTATATAGACACAGTAATATATTATGGTTCTGCCTGTGTTTTGTTATCTATTCTGTCtcattttaatcactttttgtaTGTAACAGCCATTGCCCACCCTCCTAGAGGCGTGACAAGTGTTATGACAATGAAGTTGAAGTTATAAAAAAGATAGCTGATGAGACGGTCGAACCAGTTTTTCTGTAGATTGCTTTGCCGTGCTTGACCCGTACATTACCCTCCGAGACGCTTCTGAGTACAAGTTTTAAGCTTCCCTGATCTGGTGAAGTAAAAAGTATATTTGTAAACTCCAATCGGAATTAGCTGACTAATTTAGCAAATCGAGGTCtgttaaaagaaaatgttcaaTGTTAGATGTGTTTCCAGCAGGACTGTTACCACAGTAACACTTCTCGGAATTATTGAGTCCCTTTCggcatttttgtgttcatgatttCGGTGTTTGATATATTTCCAACTGGATTCAAGTCATCGATTAAAGAAATAGAGCTATCgtttgtttttggtaaaaattttgaATCACTGAGTTCGTCCATCAGCCAACTTGGCGAAGGTAAAATCTCCGACCTGCGAATAAGGACTCAGTGTTGCAGAATTATATTTAGGCTGTGAAACACGTTTCATGACTATGGACTGTGCTTGACGCCGTGCCCGCAGACTGATTCGTGTTTGTTTGTGGTTTTTCTCGTCGAAAAGTTGAAAAGGGAGGACAACGCATAAGCGTGACCCGACTGGCAAAGCCCTGCCCTTTGCAGGCACGCTACCGCTTCAATACCTTTCACAAGCTATGACCCTATACATGCGACCATTGAATGAATCGCGGCGACAAACCAGGGGTTGTATTTAAACGTCTGACCTTAGGTGCGTTGGCGTAAATCTTTTATTATCTGACACTTGATTTGTGATTCTTACTATTTTCTTTTGTCGAAACCGCAGATTCCAGCTGCTGAAGAAACTGGTTGGAGTTGTTTACCGAACAGAGAAGGAATCTTCACCCCGTTCACGTGCGAAGCGCCGCCTGAGTTCACATGGATAGACGTTCAGAATCTCGCTGTCTGCGGGGTGCCAGAGACAGTACATCAACGCCAATGTTTGTTGAGTGCTGGAATTAAACATTTGATAACCCTGACGGCAGCCAGCAGCCCTGTCAGCGAAGCCTGCAACGATCTGCAGTGCCATCGGATACCTATCGGAGAGGCACCCACTCTGGATCAGGTGTTGACGTGTATGAGGATGGTTGACGACGCTAATTCAAAGGGCGAGGTGTGCaagttgaatattttgtttcttgtAGAAAGCTCACATTGTTATGACATGTCATATACCtgaaaactctctctctctctctctctctctctctctctctctctctctctctctctctctctctctctctctctctcatgtacaTCACGCCTTAAGTTCTACATCCACTCACCAATATTATCACTTTCGAAAAGAATTTTCGTCGTTTTCATTGTATGATGAATGTTACATCCCTACCGCAAAGTGAGGTTACATAGCAGAcaccaaaccaaaccaaaccaaaaaaccaaaactcccccccacaaaaaataacaacaacccacaccaaaaccaaaccaaacaacTTTGTTCGAAACACTCAACTAATACAACTGTCAAAAGTAACTTGCAAATCATTGTTCAAAGCTTGGGTAGAATAAAAaaagaataatgaaaaataatcatTTCATATTATAAGCTCTTTCTACAATTATGAAACAAGGAAAACAACACAATAGTGACTGTGTTCGAATGACTAAATAACGCCGGCGGATGCGCAGTCAATCGGCAACTGTCTTGCTCATTTATACGACTTTCCGAATCGTTTTTCTTTCCTTAAATGTTGCAAGAAAAAACCAAAATATTCACTGAAAGCAATAACAGATTTACTTTCCACCTTTCGTTTCTCTAGGCTGTCGCTATGCACGGCGACACAGGACACGGTACGACGGGAACTATGGCGGCTTGCTACATGGTGAAGGCCAGAAAGGTGTCGGCGGCGGAGGCAGTTCGCCTGGCCAGGCAAATACTACCGGGTAGCGTACAGACAAACCAGCAAGAAGGCTGCGTGGAGACTTTTTACCAATTCATAAATGCATCCTGGGAAAACAAATATCATACCAGTTAGAACTCAAGAAAGTACCGTATCATTCCGAATTAAACATCGGAGTTTACTATCAAGCAAAACGGTAGATGAGCAATCTTTCGTGACCCTGACACGAAAATCGACCAGGAAGGCAGTTTCTTTCTACAGGACATGAAAGCTATAACAACCGCAAACGTGCTAAATTTTTAATATAGGAAACTTGGAATGTTAAGATCACATGCAGGAAGCAGCTTTAGCGTTCTCAATGTTAAATATGTGAGACGTCTTAGGAGATAGATTTACAGAAAGATGTTTTGTTCTGGGGAGAACGAACATCCGACGACAGCTGAGGAGGCTGGAAGCAGAAAGAAAacaaacgagagagagagagagagagagagagagagagagagagagagagagagagagagagagagagagagagagagagagagagagagagagagagagagaggggggtaAACGCATGGCGTTACGTCAGAAGATGTGTattcaaaaacaaactttgAGAACGACAGATGCCGATCGCGATAGAGGTCGAAAGAGTGTGGCGACAGGGACAGACGTGTACAGACGGGTACGCAACACAGAGTAAAGGTTCACGGATATCTGGGCTGGAAAGAACGCCATAACAAAATAATCGGTACAGTCGCGCACGATGATATGgtgtgtttaaaagttttgctttatttttatgCGGCGAATGTACTTTCATTTGCAAGCTTTTAAGGCTACTTCGTTGTAAAGGGCCAATCAGGaatcatattttgaatacaaCGATTCATCAAATTGATGCATTGTTCCTCCTGTTATGTTAAATTTAGTTTCCCTGACCTAGAAAACTGTGATGccaaaattggaaaattttattttgctcaTGAGGTCATCAATGGTGCACCATAAAATAAAAgcgataatatatatatatatatatatatatatatatatatatatatatatatatatatatatatatatatatatatatatatatatatatatatattatatagtatgaagaaatatttaaaatttttaagACCGACCATTAATATTGCTGAGTTCTTTTCATCTGGGCATACGAGATTAATGCTTGACGATTTGACAATCAGAAATGTGTTCCAGAATTTCACATCATCAAGAAACATTTAGATTCTGTAACTTTGATGCTAGAACCAGCGAATCTTTCAAGTATCGTATGATGCCCACAGGAAAATCTAGATTATATACTTGCTGGAAGAACCTTCCGACCATCGGAATGGCATAGACACTGGTAAAGTGTGACTGAGAATGTAAGTCTGATCTCGTTCTTAAATGTAATCGTATGATGTTCGAGCGTTTCGTCGTAGAACACCTGCCACTACAGCTGTGTTCGACTGCGTTGAGATGAGTTTTTCGCTGCCTAAAATTACTAAATGAACAAAGAGTACTCGCTATTCCAAGCTTCAGTAACTGGATTGATAAAGGCTTTACACTGCCCTAATTAGAATACAATGGAGTTTGCCGTCCATTTACGCACTGCATCGATGCTTTTATTTACATTCTGGATGCAGACttgatgttttaaaaatgtttcagtCATGTTTATAAAATCTGAGGATGTGAaagtaataaatatatttttgttttgaaaattacgtAGTCTCAATTATCGTCGCATCGCAGCCACTTGGGGGCTCAAAGTCTACGCGTACGCGTGTACGCTAACACCGCACATCACCGTCTATCTTTTCGCTTACACAGTCAGTGACCTGATGATGTGTGGTTTTCACGCGGTGGAATTGCATGAACAGGTTTGGAACGCACAAGCGATCACGGAAGTGACAGACATTataaaattttaatcaaattttccttaatgaaacttttaactatATAattctcaccaaatcaagaatgaaaaccaGAGGTCACTGTGTAGAGTTTCAACAAATTACCTTACATGTACctatattggaaattcaaactGGCCGCCATCACCGTGAAGGAAGACAAATTTTtggttttcgaaaaactaggacAGAGAAATCTTgtctcactccaagagctttagacaggacccccacaagtggtatatcagaaaaaaagacaatacaaactttagagtccaaatatctgttcctgAGGCTAATCGTTAGATCATTCTTGTGCAAGATGGGATATTCAGTGTGGACAGCTTTGCACATTAATCACTGGGAATCTACGGAGTTGTTCGGTGACAGCACAGATCTTAGAGCCCCTCTCCTAGAAACTCTAGAGCGATTTCAGTTCATCCCAGAACTTTATAGTTTGTCTGcacttaggctgcgttcacaaacacTTCAGGATGGACTAGAAGAATCTAGCAAGTTTTCTCACCCTAATAACCCCAACATTTCAAGTACACCCAATGATTTTGAAGGTCCACACTCATGGACAATATATCTGAAGTCCACGGAGGCGGTAGGGGAAttgcatgtttatttttttccaagatGCAATATAGGTGTCACCTTTTCAGATCTAAAGAGCAAAACAGTGATGACTAGAAACAAAAATTGGATATTGGGGGACTTACCCCTCACTTGCAGAACAAactacaagatgtgtatatgcaCAAGCTATCTCTAGCGTGGTATTTAAATGCTGTCCTGTAATATTCCTCATAGCAAACCAAAATGAGCACTCTCTTCCACTTGAAGTTACTCTGCCCTCCAGTGTTGATAAATAGAAAGGGGCTCCTATACGGTCAGTCAGAACCAAGTGCCTTATCGGCCTGGCAACTTAACACATGCCTTGGTTCCATGTCTCTGATGGAGAAAAACGCAAATTATTGTGTGTAGGCTGTAAGAATATTTCCTCACATGCTCTCCTCTTGAAGAGGTGAGTTACTTTAATCTAAATCACTATATTTGTCACTGCAAAGTTTCtctagacacacacacaaatggcTGGAGCAGTTTCATGTACAATGAGCTAACCTATGTGGGTTAGAGAAGGTATCCGTTTCTTAATAATGTATGTGCACAACATACAGCTGCTATTTTTGTGTGCCTTTTTTGTTCAACATTGGTCCAATCATCGGCATATGCAGTGTCACAACAATTCAGTTCCACATTATTATGAAATTCGATATCCTCCAACAAACCCTCCTCAATTTTACAAGTGTCCCCTACTATGTCCGCCCCTCCGGAGGTGTTCGTGAATGTAGCGTTATCTTCTCTCGTGACTATATGTGAGTTACGCAGTGAGCTTTTACACTAGTAAAGTTGATACATGTAACCTCATCCAATTTTGTTGAATTATTTTCTGCTGTCCGTCGGCCCTATTTCTATTGAACCAACAACTCTTGCCATCTACTTTTTATGTAACTGGTCCAC
The DNA window shown above is from Ptychodera flava strain L36383 chromosome 5, AS_Pfla_20210202, whole genome shotgun sequence and carries:
- the LOC139133144 gene encoding dual specificity protein phosphatase 23-like — translated: MWWRLYSLNITTMDMCLDSRGFKRPNDSQEMYSQVKRRCIQTIPAAEETGWSCLPNREGIFTPFTCEAPPEFTWIDVQNLAVCGVPETVHQRQCLLSAGIKHLITLTAASSPVSEACNDLQCHRIPIGEAPTLDQVLTCMRMVDDANSKGEAVAMHGDTGHGTTGTMAACYMVKARKVSAAEAVRLARQILPGSVQTNQQEGCVETFYQFINASWENKYHTS